In Pararge aegeria chromosome 5, ilParAegt1.1, whole genome shotgun sequence, one DNA window encodes the following:
- the LOC120623637 gene encoding uncharacterized protein LOC120623637, whose translation MEYDRKVFSSNITRSNNISKNNLFDLLKIDPVQPSPQKINKILIRNNCDFAAKSDKCYVTKKKNGQKVRTVRDIRNTYEKDVYSYLPSELEKQKNILLRKIRYGTSKDEKTRELAINILKSNNPMSKSAWQMLMNINPEEQIFASQYILWKGKCIQVNGSKGGQHKFICNFDVGKYKLTSQKKSDAKSTILNRKRKLLHHSLNVKFKPGPLTKKKDLDVSYHKYQFGEIELIDLPKTGLEVETSYGKPLAPVIETFINKSVFLNDGFITSKWAKFALSVLGKNKNGIASKNEISDDSCVTFDLSYKCFQNRLLMRRNGDTVNKSFYHDSTTSSSPRKDLMTFSDIKTILDNVINAVDISLKQDDMYTGEDEPRETITYKTLNTNTYSNSKSKRNGELSRLDVTVITIPETTESNKTVMCEKDCCTLGCICDSLKCSYNLKNHCGRIECMFNCKCDFSKYKYMNSFDNEDCSDIIPGLINFDNTLGKTLAKEEHKFHQTVIVTSDKTILLKSDRRNWKTSKKYADFYSNMRLKTERNKTLMPSIVCPNLDCKSVEPLCMVHNLYKCFCKGKFTETCWTELEEKKTIDNDIAISALITPTFDTLNMLSDEVIDNIDLTKEVNTTKQHRFRQDLRSHKDSKNYNAVKESCFSSDIINRSTCARVKPYGGRKYSDEYYNSTHKKVLEMEKNDTSLRRKILHLINIEDFDRNEIINVEHETPSTLKELLSNVIEHSTTEGNVKKICDRLPVKTKLVAWLETSYKQYKQRADKGLIKFSLDPPRTGRLSLYSWEFILSRYRERKNYFLISKQKPFRIYMAIDAQNDSFENCTNISDINLSDIDKYPVTIKNLLTNATDLEEHFCILYGLSSCWELIGSVTKVNENQPTLQEENQTDNFEIADEKLSVLNTSYDEYNLENSPTVVHNSTTELEQRSSNEVPVDNAAQSEIIISKWFVMKVENDFTEIQFFRKGFFVKYESVIKAINVARVSGKTVRLSSQKCSNDQNDPQFGIYAIPREDDCCVFIGPYEKDESLGIEAIKKVQNIDTVIPKFLTRGIWITTNKIDNAKVIDNPLQFIPPACLNNNRMVTLDSDSTVQYNVITNDIASSLQTEVPITNKATETNIKQVKPIKIRKTNGFYHLTPNGCLKPIQSSKKSNKRSLLINTTISNLKGSLLSTKFKQRFASKRISSSKAALGTKPIAEIFPQIKSNDNIPKKQNTTLERGMFILNPEEINKRSNEKNNASALPQTSQQQTVTSHIKEEISMDVENFLEPSSVCTPTEDEIYVISDEENETSSCSMEELCENVWIACKNIKSLGWIAGKKNIKNCISFEFPGFKSSTFYPEFEALKKISQILARKVYVPKHIELQWQVVESEAEIESVNKLEEKYLAPDYILTTNGIKHKFEIMGSLDELTKSGEYEDVKDYLNESLKQKTKIMSDLEETSKTLDDESSFLWDETISRKDKILESLSEASEEVRKNLTEQLNCIITDTEN comes from the coding sequence ATGGAGTATGATAGAAaagtattttcatcaaatatCACCCGATCTAACAATATTTCAAAGAATAATTTGTTTGATTTACTTAAAATTGATCCTGTTCAACCTTCTCCACAAAagattaataaaattcttatacGTAATAATTGTGACTTTGCGGCAAAAAGCGATAAATGTTATGTAACAAAGAAGAAAAATGGTCAAAAAGTCCGCACGGTTCGAGATATTCGAAATACTTATGAGAAAGACGTTTATAGTTATTTGCCATCTGAAttagagaaacaaaaaaatattttgttgcgTAAGATACGATATGGGACTTCCAAGGACGAAAAAACTAGAGAACTTGctattaacatattaaaaagtaataatccTATGTCAAAATCAGCTTGGCAAATGTTAATGAATATAAATCCAGAAGAACAGATATTTGCCTCCCAATATATTCTTTGGAAAGGAAAGTGTATTCAAGTAAATGGCAGTAAAGGAGGTCAACACAAGTTCATTTGCAATTTCGATGTTGGTAAATATAAACTGACTTCTCAGAAAAAGTCAGATGCAAAAAGtactattttaaatagaaaaagaaaacttttgcaCCATTCGCTAAATGTTAAATTTAAGCCAGGTCCGTTGACGAAGAAAAAAGATTTAGATGTCTCATATCACAAATATCAGTTTGgtgaaattgaattaattgattTACCTAAAACTGGTTTAGAAGTGGAAACCTCATATGGCAAACCATTGGCACCAGTAattgaaacatttattaacaAATCAGTTTTTCTAAATGATGGCTTCATAACATCAAAATGGGCAAAGTTTGCGTTATCGGTTTtaggcaaaaataaaaatggcattgCAAGTAAAAATGAAATCAGCGATGATTCTTGTGTGACCTTTGATTTAAGTtacaaatgttttcaaaatagaTTACTGATGCGTCGTAATGGTGATACTGTCAATAAGAGTTTTTATCACGACTCTACAACAAGTAGCTCCCCACGAAAAGATTTAATGACATTCTctgatataaaaacaattttggaCAATGTTATTAATGCTGTAGATATAAGCTTAAAACAAGATGACATGTACACTGGAGAGGACGAACCTCGCGAAACAATAACATACAAAACTTTAAACACAAATACTTACTCAAATAGCAAAAGCAAACGTAATGGGGAGTTGAGTAGACTTGATGTCACCGTTATAACGATTCCCGAGACCACTGAATCTAACAAAACTGTAATGTGTGAGAAGGATTGCTGTACTTTAGGATGTATTTGTGATTCTCTAAAAtgttcttataatttaaaaaaccattGTGGGCGAATCGAATGTATGTTCAACTGTAAGTGtgatttttctaaatataaatatatgaattcATTTGATAACGAAGATTGTTCAGATATAATCCCTGGTTTAATCAACTTTGATAATACATTAGGAAAAACGTTAGCCAAAGAGGAACATAAATTTCACCAAACAGTCATAGTAACGagtgataaaactattttattgaaGTCTGACAGAAGGAACTGGAAAACCTCAAAAAAGTATGcagatttttatagtaatatgcGCTTAAAAACTGAGCGCAACAAAACTTTAATGCCGTCTATAGTTTGCCCAAACTTAGATTGTAAAAGTGTAGAGCCATTGTGCATGGtgcataatttatataagtgtTTTTGTAAAGGTAAATTCACAGAAACTTGTTGGACAGAGTTGGAAGAAAAGAAAACAATCGATAATGACATTGCAATATCAGCATTAATCACCCCAACCTTTGATACCCTTAATATGTTGAGCGATGAAGTAATTGACAATATCGATTTAACTAAGGAGGTAAACACTACTAAACAACACCGGTTCCGACAAGACTTACGATCCCATAAAGacagtaaaaattataatgctGTAAAGGAGAGTTGTTTTTCTTCTGATATTATTAATAGATCGACCTGCGCTAGAGTTAAACCCTATGGTGGTAGAAAATATAGTGACGAATATTATAACAGTACCcataaaaaagttttagaaaTGGAGAAGAACGATACGAGTTTACGTagaaaaattctacatttaatcaATATTGAAGATTTTGATAGAAATGAGATAATAAATGTAGAACATGAAACGCCTTCAACTTTAAAAGAATTACTAAGTAATGTAATTGAGCACAGTACTACTGAGGGCAATGTGAAGAAAATTTGCGATCGCTTGCCAGTTAAAACAAAGTTAGTAGCTTGGCTTGAAACAAGTTATAAGCAATATAAACAGCGAGCTGACAaaggtttaattaaattttctttagatCCACCAAGAACGGGAAGACTATCTTTATATTCTTGGGAGTTTATATTGAGTAGGTATCGAGAacgaaaaaattattttcttatttccaAACAAAAACCTTTTCGAATTTATATGGCCATAGATGCACAAAATGATTCTTTTGAGAACTGTACCAATataagtgatattaatttatcTGACATAGATAAATATCCTGTAACTATCAAAAATTTGCTAACAAATGCAACAGACCTTGAagaacatttttgtattttatatggaTTATCAAGTTGCTGGGAACTTATAGGCTCAGTGACTAAGGTAAATGAAAACCAACCTACACTTCAGGAAGAAAATCAAACTGATAATTTTGAGATTGCTGACGAAAAACTTTCAGTGTTGAATACATCTTATGACGAATACAATCTAGAAAATTCGCCTACGGTTGTACATAACAGTACAACTGAATTGGAACAGAGATCTAGTAATGAAGTGCCGGTAGACAACGCTGCACaatctgaaataataatatctaaatgGTTTGTTATGAAAGTTGAAAATGATTTTACTGAAATTCAATTCTTCAGGAAAgggttttttgttaaatatgaaAGTGTCATTAAAGCTATCAATGTGGCAAGAGTTTCCGGTAAAACAGTCAGGCTTTCATCACAGAAATGTTCCAATGATCAAAACGATCCTCAATTCGGCATTTATGCAATACCCCGTGAAGATGATTGTTGTGTTTTTATAGGACCTTACGAAAAAGATGAAAGCTTAGGTATAGAAGCTATTAAAAAAGTACAGAACATCGATACGGTTATTCCTAAATTTCTTACTAGAGGTATCTGGATAACaactaataaaattgataatgcaAAAGTTATTGATAACCCATTACAATTTATACCACCAGCTTGTTTAAACAATAACAGAATGGTGACATTAGACAGCGACTCTACAGTACAGTATAATGTTATTACTAATGATATAGCATCTAGTCTTCAGACGGAAGTTCCTATTACGAATAAAGCTACTGAAACTAACATTAAACAGGTTAAACCTATCAAGATTCGAAAGACCAATGGATTTTATCATCTTACCCCAAATGGTTGCTTAAAACCCATTCAATCTTCTAAAAAGAGTAACAAAAGATCTTTACTGATTAATACAACCATTAGTAATTTAAAGGGTTCTTTGTTGTCGACGAAGTTTAAGCAAAGATTTGCATCTAAACGTATCTCCAGTAGTAAAGCTGCCTTAGGCACAAAACCAATCGCAGAAATTTTCCCGCAGATCAAAAGTAATgataatatacctaaaaaacaaaatacaacatTGGAACGtggtatgtttattttgaaTCCAGAAGAAATAAACAAGAGatctaatgaaaaaaataatgcgAGTGCACTGCCACAAACTAGTCAGCAACAAACTGTGACTTCACATATTAAAGAAGAAATCTCGATGGATGTTGAAAACTTTCTGGAACCATCGTCCGTTTGTACTCCAACAGAGGatgaaatatatgttatttCTGATGAGGAAAATGAAACAAGCTCCTGTTCAATGGAAGAACTTTGTGAAAATGTATGGATAgcctgcaaaaatattaaaagcctTGGTTGGATtgcaggaaaaaaaaacataaaaaactgcATAAGTTTTGAATTCCCAGGTTTCAAGTCTAGTACATTTTATCCAGAATTTGAAGCGTTGAAAAAGATTAGTCA